In the Palaeococcus pacificus DY20341 genome, one interval contains:
- a CDS encoding ArsR/SmtB family transcription factor encodes MVETIGELALIGEALSSPIRIRILKMLSEKEWYVYELAKELNISRQLLYLHLKKLEKASLVESELRLEPGDPRAKKYYKAKAFRILIDNDVIKNLKEE; translated from the coding sequence ATGGTCGAGACAATAGGCGAACTGGCACTAATAGGAGAAGCATTGAGCTCACCAATAAGGATTAGAATACTTAAGATGCTCAGCGAAAAGGAATGGTATGTCTACGAACTCGCCAAGGAACTCAATATATCACGCCAGCTGCTCTATCTCCATTTAAAAAAGCTTGAGAAGGCCAGTTTGGTTGAAAGCGAACTTCGCTTAGAGCCTGGAGATCCGAGGGCTAAGAAGTACTACAAGGCAAAAGCTTTTAGGATTTTGATTGATAATGATGTTATAAAAAATCTGAAGGAGGAGTGA
- a CDS encoding DUF4405 domain-containing protein encodes MAMKLPRWVRPTIDVLLTIDFIVAALSGIALYFAPSGRIAEVTGWTFLGISRALWDALHIYFGIAMVPLVGIHIVVNLAPLVNQVKAMIRDRKTKSINVKATLGLILVVMVLIGGAVAYTWNSIEGEEDTSEITYEDTNTTVSYDNTTIEITGSMLKSYTLEQIAQLYDVPVDELIRVLNEDYGIEAQADELLESIEIKNELDREVFKDMLAEAIIKVKEGG; translated from the coding sequence ATGGCCATGAAGTTGCCGAGGTGGGTTAGACCCACAATCGATGTTTTGCTGACGATTGACTTTATTGTAGCAGCACTTTCGGGAATTGCATTATACTTCGCTCCAAGCGGTAGGATTGCGGAAGTGACAGGATGGACGTTCTTAGGAATCAGCAGAGCATTATGGGACGCTTTGCACATATACTTTGGAATTGCAATGGTTCCTTTAGTAGGGATTCACATAGTGGTAAACTTAGCTCCCCTTGTAAATCAAGTTAAAGCCATGATCAGGGATAGGAAGACCAAGTCGATAAATGTGAAGGCCACATTAGGGCTAATCCTCGTCGTGATGGTGCTCATTGGAGGAGCGGTGGCTTACACATGGAACTCAATAGAGGGAGAAGAGGACACCTCCGAGATTACTTATGAGGATACCAACACCACGGTGAGCTACGACAACACCACCATTGAAATTACCGGGAGCATGTTGAAGAGCTACACTTTAGAGCAGATTGCCCAGCTCTACGATGTCCCTGTGGATGAGCTCATACGGGTTCTTAATGAGGACTATGGTATTGAGGCCCAAGCAGATGAGCTATTGGAGAGCATAGAGATTAAGAATGAACTTGATAGAGAGGTGTTTAAGGACATGCTGGCTGAAGCAATAATTAAAGTAAAGGAGGGCGGCTGA
- a CDS encoding DUF2202 domain-containing protein — MRKKLLGIGLLGILFGVILGSVAAMPWWAETWDKGQAVEDRPYIGIYETSSLSQEEIDGLLYMREEEKLARDVYLTLYEMYGLPVFQNIAQSEQTHTDAILSLIEKYNLTDPAVDEVGVFTNPELQELYDQLIVQGSQSLEDALKVGALIEEVDIKDLEEWIAKTDNADIIQVYESLISGSESHLRAFTRTLSTYGVSYEPQVISEEQYQEIVSSSMSRGQMGRGMKGFGGRR; from the coding sequence ATGAGGAAAAAATTGTTGGGAATTGGATTGTTGGGGATCCTCTTTGGAGTGATCCTTGGTAGCGTAGCTGCGATGCCGTGGTGGGCAGAGACATGGGATAAGGGTCAAGCGGTTGAAGATAGGCCATATATTGGAATCTACGAGACAAGCAGTTTAAGCCAAGAGGAGATTGATGGCTTACTCTACATGCGTGAGGAGGAGAAGTTGGCGAGGGACGTTTACCTAACGCTCTACGAGATGTACGGTCTTCCAGTATTCCAAAACATTGCCCAAAGCGAGCAAACGCACACCGATGCAATACTCTCACTCATTGAGAAGTACAACCTCACCGATCCGGCAGTTGACGAGGTTGGAGTCTTCACAAACCCAGAGCTCCAAGAGCTTTACGACCAGTTAATCGTTCAGGGAAGCCAGTCATTAGAGGACGCTTTGAAGGTTGGTGCACTGATAGAGGAAGTTGACATTAAGGATCTGGAGGAGTGGATAGCTAAGACCGACAACGCGGATATAATCCAAGTCTACGAGAGCCTCATAAGCGGCTCAGAGAGCCACTTAAGGGCATTCACAAGGACGTTGAGCACTTATGGTGTGAGCTATGAGCCTCAAGTTATCAGCGAGGAGCAATATCAAGAGATAGTTTCAAGCTCAATGAGCAGAGGCCAAATGGGAAGAGGCATGAAAGGGTTTGGAGGTAGAAGATGA
- a CDS encoding cell wall-binding repeat-containing protein, with product MVWKKALAIMFGLLVLASGVPLIKAESTNVDINVIILVSDNEADCALADYISNLTDVVVVKTPWGVYDPNITADIISHAPDEVIILGGPVAVPEEYVEDLQNIGITVERWWGENRYETNIAVINNVTLKFNLQLQNKVILAVGNDTMGIQKALELAIQGRAMMVFVNQNTNITRTIKQLKVKVQEFTMIETPYMNKTMLRVREQLEEKPECNCTRVQVNMTAERALEAINLAEEKIALAKELAQNTTNPAVETLLAIAEKQLEDAKEAYGNEKYGSAYGLAIAAKSKTDVIIKLAGEDMRKQLMDNTKMKLERELVRVEAQIRVMERVGVNVTVAIQIMEQVRAAIKNGDYDLAQELMVKLRNEVKTCYMNGKEMMRENKPAPIGKKGKP from the coding sequence ATGGTGTGGAAAAAAGCCCTGGCAATAATGTTCGGGCTTTTAGTTTTAGCGAGTGGAGTGCCTCTCATCAAAGCCGAGAGCACCAACGTTGATATAAACGTGATAATATTAGTAAGCGACAACGAAGCGGATTGTGCCTTAGCTGACTACATTTCAAACTTAACCGATGTTGTCGTTGTAAAAACACCGTGGGGAGTTTACGACCCAAACATAACTGCTGATATAATAAGCCACGCGCCAGATGAAGTGATAATCCTAGGTGGACCTGTCGCCGTACCCGAGGAATACGTTGAAGACTTGCAAAACATAGGCATAACAGTCGAGAGATGGTGGGGAGAGAACAGGTACGAGACGAATATAGCAGTTATAAACAACGTCACACTAAAGTTCAACCTTCAACTGCAGAACAAGGTGATCTTAGCCGTTGGCAACGACACAATGGGAATACAAAAAGCTCTGGAGCTGGCGATTCAAGGGAGGGCTATGATGGTCTTTGTAAATCAAAACACGAACATTACAAGGACTATTAAGCAGTTAAAAGTTAAGGTGCAGGAGTTCACTATGATAGAGACACCTTACATGAACAAGACAATGCTTAGAGTTAGAGAGCAGCTTGAAGAAAAGCCTGAGTGCAACTGCACGAGAGTTCAAGTTAACATGACTGCGGAGAGAGCGCTTGAGGCAATAAACTTGGCGGAGGAGAAAATAGCCCTAGCCAAAGAACTCGCCCAAAATACTACAAATCCTGCAGTGGAGACCCTTTTGGCAATAGCAGAGAAGCAGCTTGAGGATGCAAAGGAGGCATACGGCAATGAAAAGTATGGCTCAGCATATGGTTTGGCAATAGCCGCAAAATCAAAGACAGATGTTATAATCAAGCTCGCTGGAGAAGATATGAGGAAGCAATTAATGGATAACACAAAGATGAAACTTGAAAGAGAGCTCGTTAGAGTTGAAGCACAGATAAGGGTAATGGAGAGAGTTGGTGTAAACGTAACAGTCGCTATTCAAATAATGGAACAAGTTAGGGCAGCGATTAAAAACGGCGACTACGACTTGGCCCAGGAGCTAATGGTAAAGCTAAGGAATGAGGTCAAGACGTGCTACATGAACGGAAAGGAAATGATGAGAGAGAATAAGCCAGCCCCTATAGGCAAAAAAGGAAAGCCTTGA
- a CDS encoding DUF2202 domain-containing protein, producing the protein MFINPFENILLGNGAMKTALVFAIIGVVLVGIAAGCISQTQETSTTSTTQGQRGPPEGKGPIAISVGANGSTSIDVQTLKDYIDSVPMSPLTDEEKQGILWMREEEKLARDVYLTLYEKWDLPIFNNIAKSEQTHMDTVKLLIDKYGLEDPVIDEVGKFSNPELQELYNQLVEKGSKSVEDALTVGAMIEELDIVDLQKWISKTDKQDIITVYENLMKGSRNHLRSFVSNLKNYGITYEPQYLSKEEYEEIINSPIETGDSG; encoded by the coding sequence ATGTTTATTAATCCTTTTGAAAATATTCTCTTGGGGAATGGTGCCATGAAAACGGCACTTGTTTTTGCCATTATTGGGGTAGTATTGGTGGGTATTGCCGCGGGGTGTATAAGTCAGACTCAAGAAACATCAACGACTTCTACAACTCAGGGACAAAGAGGTCCCCCCGAAGGAAAAGGGCCAATAGCAATATCCGTTGGAGCAAATGGTAGCACTTCCATAGATGTGCAGACGCTCAAAGATTACATTGACTCAGTTCCCATGTCTCCATTAACGGATGAAGAAAAGCAAGGGATCCTTTGGATGCGTGAAGAAGAGAAATTAGCGAGGGATGTTTACTTAACACTCTACGAGAAATGGGATTTGCCGATATTCAATAACATAGCTAAGAGTGAGCAAACACATATGGATACAGTGAAGCTTTTAATTGATAAATACGGCCTTGAAGACCCAGTTATTGATGAGGTGGGGAAGTTCAGCAATCCAGAACTCCAAGAGCTCTACAACCAGCTCGTTGAGAAAGGGAGCAAAAGCGTTGAAGATGCGCTCACAGTGGGGGCAATGATTGAAGAGCTCGACATAGTGGACCTACAAAAATGGATTTCAAAGACCGATAAGCAGGACATAATAACGGTCTATGAAAACTTGATGAAGGGATCAAGGAACCACTTAAGGTCATTTGTATCAAATCTCAAGAACTACGGTATTACCTATGAGCCTCAATATTTAAGCAAAGAGGAGTATGAGGAGATAATAAACAGCCCAATCGAGACTGGGGATTCTGGCTGA
- a CDS encoding SLC13 family permease has translation MRSEKTLTRMLIEEWLFSLSLIALFITSLYAKRIPSYPLNDFKVVFTLFVFLVIIKGLEKSGFLKALASRFEGNHIGTRLILLTAVLSMFITNDVALLTVVPLTLALEIENVEMLIILETIAANGASALTPFGNPQNIFIYYHYHVHPAEFVKTIAPFTFMSIAFVLLLSWKNTNIQHFNANVAKLQEKAYLYLTFFLLFIMAVLRIVPLLIGIIPIVYAFIKDREALKVDYFLLGTFLAFFGFTDNMMHIISLSLDSPQKVFLTSALLSQVISNVPSTLLLADFTENWRALLWGVSVGGYGTLIGSLASLISYRLYKAKYGNSKEYLVRFHIYNVLAFIVGIITWFLFGNCLACK, from the coding sequence ATGAGAAGCGAAAAAACGCTCACAAGGATGCTCATCGAAGAATGGTTATTCTCCCTATCATTAATTGCACTATTTATAACTTCTTTGTATGCAAAAAGAATACCCTCGTATCCTCTAAACGACTTTAAAGTTGTCTTCACGCTGTTTGTGTTTTTAGTCATAATAAAAGGTTTAGAAAAGAGCGGCTTTCTAAAGGCTTTAGCATCAAGATTTGAAGGAAATCACATTGGAACAAGGCTTATACTTCTAACGGCTGTGCTTTCAATGTTCATAACCAACGATGTGGCCCTCTTAACAGTTGTTCCACTAACGCTTGCGCTGGAGATTGAAAACGTGGAGATGCTGATCATATTGGAAACAATAGCAGCAAATGGAGCCTCAGCGCTCACTCCTTTTGGAAACCCCCAAAACATTTTCATCTATTACCATTACCACGTTCATCCAGCCGAATTTGTCAAAACAATTGCTCCATTCACATTCATGTCCATTGCATTTGTGCTCCTTCTCTCGTGGAAAAACACAAACATTCAGCATTTCAATGCCAATGTGGCTAAACTCCAAGAAAAGGCGTATCTCTATCTAACCTTTTTCTTACTTTTTATAATGGCAGTTTTGAGAATCGTTCCGCTGTTGATTGGCATAATCCCCATAGTCTACGCTTTTATTAAAGACAGAGAAGCTTTGAAGGTAGATTACTTCCTCCTCGGAACGTTCTTAGCGTTCTTTGGATTCACTGACAACATGATGCATATAATCAGTCTCTCACTCGACTCACCTCAAAAAGTTTTTCTTACATCAGCGCTTCTAAGCCAAGTTATAAGCAATGTTCCCTCTACTCTCCTCCTAGCGGACTTCACTGAAAATTGGAGAGCTCTGCTCTGGGGCGTAAGTGTTGGCGGGTATGGCACACTCATAGGGTCTTTAGCAAGCTTAATCTCCTACAGGCTCTACAAAGCGAAATATGGAAACTCAAAAGAGTATTTAGTTAGGTTCCACATTTACAATGTTTTGGCATTTATAGTTGGGATTATCACATGGTTCCTATTCGGCAACTGTTTAGCATGCAAATAA